A single genomic interval of Mesoplodon densirostris isolate mMesDen1 chromosome 8, mMesDen1 primary haplotype, whole genome shotgun sequence harbors:
- the NABP1 gene encoding SOSS complex subunit B2, with product MNGVNDPPLFIKDIKPGLKNLNVVFIVLEIGRVTKTKDGHEVRSCKVADKTGSITISVWDEIGGLIQPGDIIRLTRGYASMWKGCLTLYTGRGGELQKIGEFCMVYSEVPNFSEPNPDYRGQQNKGAHSEQKNNSMNSNMGTGTFGPVGNGVQTGSEAGGCQFSYAGRINGRGPVNPQLPGTANNQTVMTTISNGRDPRRAFKR from the exons ATGAACGGGGTCAACGACCCCCCTCTTTTTATAAAAGATATTAAGCCCGGACTGAAAAACTTAAATGTCGTCTTTATTGTGCTGGAGATAG GACGCGTGACCAAAACCAAAGACGGCCATGAAGTGAGATCATGCAAAGTAGCAGATAAAACTGGCAGCATCACTATTTCCGTGTGGGATGAAATCGGAGGTCTTATACAGCCAGGGGATATTATTCGGTTGACCAGAGG gtATGCATCCATGTGGAAAGGATGTCTGACACTTTATACTGGAAGGGGTGGAGAACTTCAAAAAATTGGGGA ATTTTGTATGGTTTATTCAGAAGTGCCAAATTTCAGTGAACCTAACCCAGATTATCGAGGACAGCAGAACAAAGGG GCACACAGTGAACAGAAGAATAATTCCATGAATAGTAATATGGGTACAGGTACATTTGGACCAGtgg gaAACGGTGTTCAAACTGGCTCAGAAGCAGGGGGATGCCAATTTTCATATGCTGGTAGAATCAATGGCCGGGGACCTGTAAATCCACAGCTACCAGGAACAGCTAATAATCAAACAGTCATGACCACAATAAGTAATGGCAGGGACCCTCGGAGAGCCTTTAAAAGATGA